The Chitinophagales bacterium genome has a segment encoding these proteins:
- a CDS encoding ATP phosphoribosyltransferase, with protein MMQRIKLAIQKKGRLSEKSIQLINECDISFPNSSGKLTTACYDFPMDILFLRDDDIPGYVEDGVADIGIVGENVIAELGSQVDNRLDMGFGKCRLSLAIPKNDAYNGVQSFHGKSIATSYPNILNNYLSKNNVTADIHEISGSVEIAPSIGLASAICDIVSTGSTLLSNGLKEVETVFKSQAVLIANKNLSVEKNKILEQLIFRFVAVQKAKNNKYILLNAPNECVDKIVAILPGMNSPTVLPLAKSGWSSVHSVITVKDFWTIIQQLKDAGAEGILVTPIEKLIY; from the coding sequence ATCATGCAAAGAATAAAATTAGCTATTCAAAAAAAAGGGCGACTCAGCGAAAAATCAATACAACTGATTAATGAATGTGATATTTCTTTTCCAAATAGTTCTGGTAAGTTAACTACAGCTTGCTACGATTTCCCAATGGATATTCTCTTTTTAAGAGATGATGATATTCCAGGTTATGTAGAAGATGGTGTAGCAGACATTGGCATCGTAGGAGAAAATGTGATAGCAGAATTAGGCAGTCAAGTAGATAATAGATTAGATATGGGCTTTGGTAAATGCAGATTGTCATTAGCCATTCCAAAAAATGATGCTTATAATGGTGTACAGTCTTTTCATGGTAAATCAATAGCTACTTCTTATCCAAATATATTGAACAATTATTTGTCTAAAAATAATGTTACTGCCGATATTCACGAAATAAGTGGTTCGGTAGAAATTGCACCAAGTATTGGATTAGCAAGTGCTATATGTGATATTGTAAGTACTGGTTCTACTTTATTGAGTAATGGATTAAAAGAAGTAGAAACAGTGTTTAAATCGCAAGCAGTATTAATTGCTAATAAAAATTTATCTGTAGAAAAAAATAAAATATTAGAACAATTAATATTTAGATTTGTAGCAGTTCAAAAAGCAAAGAATAACAAATACATTTTATTAAATGCACCAAATGAATGTGTAGATAAAATTGTAGCTATTCTTCCAGGTATGAATAGTCCAACGGTTTTACCATTAGCAAAATCTGGTTGGAGTTCTGTACATTCTGTAATTACCGTTAAAGATTTTTGGACGATTATTCAGCAATTAAAGGATGCTGGAGCAGAAGGAATTTTAGTTACACCTATTGAAAAATTAATTTATTAA
- the hisD gene encoding histidinol dehydrogenase encodes MNIVKYPEKGLEWMSLMQRPFSDDEDIYRIVNDILYDVSSNGDEALKAYALKFDKVELDDFLVTKEEIETAITLVDDELKQAIQQAKSNIEKYHQAQVKIEDKITTMQGVECWRKSLPIERVGLYIPGGTAPLFSTVLMLAIPANIAQCKSIILCSPPNQQGKIHPAILYTAQLCGVHQIYKVGGAQAIAAMAFGTETIPNVYKIFGPGNAFVTKAKELISTHGIAIDMPAGPSEVLVIGDKNANANFIAADLLSQAEHGIDSQVIFLTDDEEKLFAVEQAVNQQLQQLPRKEIATQALENSQLILLHSLDEAMQFSNAYAPEHLILQTENATELAEKVSNAGSVFIGAYTPESAGDYASGTNHTLPTHGYALSYSGVSVDSFMKKISFQHISEIGLQNIGNTIEIMAANEQLQAHKNAVSIRLKSIYEKN; translated from the coding sequence ATGAATATTGTTAAGTATCCAGAAAAAGGTTTAGAGTGGATGAGCTTAATGCAAAGACCATTTTCAGATGATGAAGATATATATAGAATTGTGAATGATATTTTATATGATGTTTCTTCTAATGGAGATGAAGCTTTAAAAGCATATGCACTTAAATTCGATAAGGTAGAGTTAGATGACTTTTTAGTAACTAAAGAAGAAATTGAAACTGCAATAACATTAGTCGATGATGAATTAAAACAAGCCATTCAACAAGCAAAATCAAACATAGAAAAATATCATCAAGCTCAAGTAAAAATAGAAGATAAAATTACTACAATGCAAGGTGTTGAATGTTGGCGTAAATCGTTGCCAATAGAAAGAGTAGGTTTATACATTCCTGGTGGCACAGCTCCTTTATTCTCTACAGTATTGATGTTGGCAATTCCTGCAAACATTGCACAATGTAAGTCTATTATTTTGTGTTCGCCACCAAATCAACAAGGCAAAATTCATCCTGCAATTTTATACACAGCACAGCTTTGTGGTGTACATCAAATTTATAAAGTTGGTGGAGCTCAAGCTATTGCTGCTATGGCTTTTGGTACAGAAACTATTCCAAATGTCTATAAAATTTTTGGTCCTGGAAATGCTTTTGTTACTAAAGCTAAAGAATTAATTAGCACACATGGTATTGCAATTGATATGCCAGCTGGACCAAGTGAAGTTTTAGTGATTGGTGATAAAAATGCCAATGCTAATTTTATTGCAGCCGATTTATTATCTCAAGCAGAACATGGTATAGACAGTCAAGTTATTTTTTTAACCGATGATGAAGAGAAGTTGTTCGCAGTAGAACAAGCCGTTAATCAACAATTACAACAATTGCCACGAAAAGAAATTGCTACACAAGCATTAGAAAATAGTCAGTTGATTTTATTGCATTCTTTAGATGAAGCAATGCAATTTAGCAATGCTTATGCACCAGAACATTTGATTTTACAAACCGAAAATGCAACTGAATTAGCAGAAAAAGTGAGCAATGCTGGTTCTGTATTTATTGGTGCTTATACACCAGAAAGTGCTGGCGATTATGCAAGTGGTACTAACCATACTTTACCTACACATGGTTATGCTTTGTCTTATAGTGGTGTTTCGGTTGATAGCTTTATGAAAAAAATATCTTTTCAACATATATCTGAAATTGGATTACAAAATATAGGTAACACCATAGAAATAATGGCAGCAAATGAACAATTACAAGCACATAAAAATGCAGTGAGCATTCGTTTAAAATCTATTTATGAAAAAAATTAA
- a CDS encoding type II toxin-antitoxin system RelE/ParE family toxin, translating into MAYTIEFTPTAVNSLEQILNFIEKTWTKKSIDELKKNINKTIKMLKKFPKASPIYHIDNTVRMSVVKNYILLLYIIDEINKKVIISAFIDARQQYKQLK; encoded by the coding sequence ATGGCTTATACTATAGAGTTTACACCTACAGCTGTTAATTCATTAGAACAGATTTTAAATTTTATTGAGAAAACTTGGACTAAAAAAAGTATTGATGAACTTAAGAAGAATATCAATAAGACTATTAAAATGTTGAAAAAATTTCCCAAAGCATCTCCAATTTATCATATAGATAATACGGTTAGAATGAGTGTGGTTAAAAATTATATTCTATTACTTTATATTATAGATGAAATAAATAAAAAAGTTATTATATCAGCTTTTATTGATGCAAGACAACAATACAAACAACTAAAATAA
- a CDS encoding FMN-binding glutamate synthase family protein encodes MKEAIKFTVVILIITLLIIATVIWTVPGLIITAVLLLLIGFYDFFQTKHTILRNFPVIGHMRYLLELLAPEIHQYFIESGTDGKPIDRNHRAYIYERAKEQNQTHPFGTELDVTKENYRWMQHSIYPAKKLEIAPRVTVGGKECKQPYSASIFNISAMSFGALSKNAIEALNIGAREGNFFHDTGEGGISKYHLQGGDLVWEIGTGYFGCRTQDGGFDAQKFKEKANWETVKMIEIKISQGAKPGHGGVLPAAKNDEEIAAIRGVQPHTTVLSPPGHATFHNAEGLLNFVQQLRELANGKPVGFKLAIGSKKEFIEICEKMNATGIKPDFITVDGAEGGTGAAPIDFSNYVGMPWEDALIFVVDTLNKYNLKEEIKVITATKIFTAFDIFKAMCIGADICNSARGMMLALGCIQALKCNTNECPTGVATNNPKFVRGLVVSEKWKRVKNYHKNTVEDFLELLAASGCNSTTALNRSFIYKKIDDKWHTYEE; translated from the coding sequence ATGAAAGAAGCAATTAAATTCACAGTCGTTATTTTAATAATTACTTTACTTATAATTGCTACAGTAATATGGACAGTGCCAGGACTTATTATTACTGCAGTACTATTGCTATTGATTGGATTTTATGATTTTTTTCAAACGAAACATACCATACTAAGAAATTTTCCAGTCATAGGTCACATGCGATATCTTTTAGAGTTATTAGCACCAGAAATACATCAATATTTTATAGAGTCAGGTACCGATGGAAAACCTATTGATAGAAATCACCGAGCTTATATTTATGAGCGAGCTAAAGAGCAAAACCAAACACATCCTTTTGGTACAGAGTTAGATGTAACCAAAGAAAACTATAGATGGATGCAACACAGCATTTATCCAGCAAAAAAGCTAGAAATAGCTCCTAGAGTAACTGTAGGTGGAAAAGAGTGTAAACAACCATATAGTGCTAGTATATTTAATATCTCTGCAATGAGTTTTGGTGCTTTAAGTAAAAATGCAATTGAAGCATTAAATATTGGAGCAAGAGAAGGTAATTTTTTTCATGATACAGGCGAAGGCGGTATTTCTAAATATCACTTACAAGGTGGCGATTTAGTTTGGGAAATAGGAACTGGATATTTTGGATGTAGAACTCAAGATGGTGGATTTGATGCTCAAAAATTTAAAGAAAAAGCCAATTGGGAAACAGTCAAGATGATTGAAATTAAAATTTCCCAAGGTGCAAAACCAGGACATGGTGGTGTATTACCAGCAGCTAAGAATGACGAAGAAATTGCAGCAATAAGAGGTGTGCAACCACATACTACCGTACTTTCTCCACCAGGACACGCTACTTTTCACAATGCAGAAGGACTGTTGAATTTTGTTCAACAATTACGAGAACTGGCTAATGGAAAACCAGTTGGGTTTAAGCTAGCAATTGGAAGTAAAAAAGAATTTATTGAAATTTGTGAAAAGATGAATGCAACAGGCATTAAACCAGATTTTATTACTGTAGATGGAGCAGAAGGAGGAACTGGTGCTGCACCAATAGATTTTTCTAACTATGTTGGCATGCCTTGGGAAGATGCTTTAATTTTTGTAGTAGATACATTAAATAAATACAATTTAAAAGAAGAAATTAAAGTAATTACAGCTACTAAAATTTTTACCGCTTTTGATATTTTTAAAGCAATGTGTATAGGAGCAGATATTTGTAATTCAGCTAGAGGAATGATGTTGGCTTTAGGTTGTATACAAGCATTAAAATGCAATACCAATGAATGTCCTACAGGCGTTGCAACTAATAATCCAAAGTTTGTAAGAGGATTAGTAGTTTCAGAAAAATGGAAACGAGTTAAAAATTATCATAAAAACACAGTAGAAGATTTTTTAGAGTTATTAGCAGCATCAGGTTGTAATTCTACTACAGCATTAAATAGGTCATTTATTTATAAAAAAATAGACGATAAATGGCATACTTATGAAGAATGA
- the hisC gene encoding histidinol-phosphate transaminase: MKKINLNNIIRNHILQMQAYSAARLEFDGSNAIFIDANENPFGSVSDYSCNRYPDPLQTDIKNALAILEDISPKQIFIGNGSDECIDLLIRAYCEPKQDAILYFPPVFSMYQHCADVHHIHKQEILLLEGSYQLDIDKILNRISNDDSIKIIFICNPNNPTGNLIHTDDILSILDAFNGLVVIDEAYIDFSDATSFVSHLHQFNNLVVLKTFSKSWGMASIRLGYLMADEQIIQALNTIKMPYNIGQHTQETVLNALQHHQTKTDYINEIIEQKNILLEALKQFSFIEKIYPTAANYVLIKVDDANKLYQHLIKDNIVVRNRSKLPLCENSLRITFGTANENQQLLTSLKNYQ, encoded by the coding sequence ATGAAAAAAATTAACCTTAATAATATTATTAGAAATCACATTCTACAAATGCAAGCTTATTCTGCTGCACGATTAGAATTTGATGGTAGCAACGCTATTTTTATTGATGCTAATGAAAATCCTTTCGGCTCTGTTTCCGACTATTCTTGTAATCGTTATCCAGATCCTTTGCAAACAGATATTAAAAATGCATTAGCTATTTTAGAAGATATATCACCAAAACAAATATTTATTGGAAATGGAAGTGATGAATGTATTGATTTATTGATTAGAGCTTATTGTGAGCCAAAGCAAGATGCTATACTATATTTTCCACCAGTTTTTTCAATGTATCAACACTGTGCAGATGTTCATCATATTCACAAACAAGAAATTTTATTGTTAGAAGGCAGCTATCAATTAGATATTGATAAAATATTAAATAGAATAAGTAATGATGATAGTATAAAAATAATATTTATTTGTAATCCAAATAATCCTACAGGAAATTTAATTCACACCGATGATATCCTATCTATTTTAGATGCCTTTAATGGACTAGTTGTTATTGATGAAGCTTATATTGATTTTTCTGATGCTACTTCATTTGTAAGTCATTTGCATCAGTTTAATAATTTAGTAGTACTCAAAACATTTTCAAAATCTTGGGGAATGGCAAGTATTCGTCTAGGTTATCTAATGGCAGATGAACAAATTATACAAGCATTAAATACCATTAAAATGCCATATAATATTGGTCAGCATACACAAGAAACGGTTTTAAATGCACTACAACATCATCAAACAAAAACAGATTATATCAACGAAATTATAGAACAAAAAAATATATTATTAGAAGCACTCAAACAATTTTCTTTTATCGAGAAAATTTATCCAACAGCTGCCAATTATGTATTGATAAAGGTAGATGATGCCAATAAACTCTATCAACATCTAATTAAAGATAATATTGTAGTCCGAAACAGATCTAAATTACCTTTGTGCGAAAATTCATTGAGAATCACTTTTGGCACTGCAAATGAGAATCAACAATTATTGACAAGTTTGAAAAATTATCAATAA
- a CDS encoding GlsB/YeaQ/YmgE family stress response membrane protein, giving the protein MGILSWILFGLIAGAIAKMIMPGKDPGGWIITILLGIAGAFVGGFIGSLLGFGDVNSFDIKSFLMAIGGALIILVGYRKLKG; this is encoded by the coding sequence ATGGGAATTTTATCATGGATTTTATTCGGATTGATTGCAGGTGCAATAGCTAAAATGATTATGCCAGGCAAAGATCCAGGTGGTTGGATTATCACTATTTTACTAGGAATTGCTGGTGCTTTTGTAGGTGGTTTTATTGGTAGTTTACTAGGTTTTGGAGATGTTAACTCGTTTGACATCAAATCATTCTTAATGGCAATTGGTGGTGCTTTAATTATTTTAGTTGGCTATAGAAAGCTAAAAGGTTAA
- a CDS encoding putative DNA binding domain-containing protein has translation MNTLEKVKFVTKDFLEGLKNSDIKSETEELDFKEIFKISDTSSKVEFIKDFLAFANSKGGHIVFGVNKSYEWIGLDDRSDSDVDEANIANILDSYCDGEINYVTNTIELEGNYFFVIYIFPSIPIIPFKKDGQYQKNNWKNGKNTNVVVFKSGDVYCRRGSRSIKADNLFYKLKSNNFGIIENVSQQPIMYSEFIGRNEYLIDLNKKLANQNNRIIQIDGIGGIGKTSFVHYFVSQLIHNKDYKNNFDFVIWTSSKRNKYTPGGIKVLTEFISNYSDLINEIYEFIVKNQLLSIENEVEQDNIELVLKFLSENKVLLIVDNLETLNDTDLISFLEHFPLKSKAILTTRETLGDFYMSRINLNGFNREKEFPEFLLSQYSNFNGEGNFLELYEKNLDDLYAYTKGMPLAGQLITHQLSQGTPIEIVLENLKSGKAYEDILTFCFKGSIEKLSIIEKTVLFIFSLSEKESLLTIDDLIYISGFTNDEIGLQAIPRLTTISLCYKKKSDTGIIGYSIPYLAKIYSKQYLALDNEEEIIAKYENFIQEKLKFSSSDNSVINLFYRSQAKNHNEKVLADTALKILSIASYDYELAIKLIDELILQNNKFPFLYLIKGKIEENSFYRDSLERAKKEFLFAIQLNENYLEALIELGYIEYKSRVGNKEKAKEFIQSSISYFEKAYKIEPNDQRVCLGLAQGYSKKASGISYYHNKEMKKEIAVKANFFFEKAFYNGDSLTYTEKHSNAISACGCALNFKNNIRNDNDALKWCKKGLEYEPDNNMLLELKRELEFKIDPSNYAIQQLKEKGWVKK, from the coding sequence ATGAATACATTAGAAAAAGTAAAATTTGTTACGAAGGACTTTTTAGAAGGTTTAAAAAACTCTGATATAAAATCTGAAACAGAAGAACTTGACTTTAAAGAAATCTTTAAAATATCTGACACATCAAGTAAAGTTGAATTTATTAAAGATTTTTTAGCTTTTGCAAACTCTAAAGGCGGACATATTGTCTTTGGGGTAAATAAATCTTATGAATGGATTGGTTTAGATGATAGAAGTGATTCAGACGTAGATGAAGCGAACATTGCAAACATCCTAGACTCTTATTGTGATGGTGAAATAAATTATGTCACTAATACTATCGAATTAGAAGGCAATTATTTTTTTGTGATTTATATTTTTCCATCAATCCCAATAATACCATTTAAAAAAGATGGTCAGTATCAAAAAAATAATTGGAAAAATGGTAAAAACACCAATGTCGTAGTTTTTAAAAGTGGGGATGTTTATTGCAGAAGAGGTAGTCGTTCAATTAAAGCTGATAATCTTTTTTACAAACTCAAAAGCAATAATTTTGGAATTATTGAAAATGTTTCACAGCAACCAATTATGTATTCCGAGTTCATAGGAAGAAATGAGTATTTAATTGATTTAAATAAGAAATTAGCTAACCAAAACAACAGAATTATACAAATTGATGGGATTGGCGGAATTGGCAAAACAAGTTTTGTTCATTATTTTGTTTCACAATTAATTCATAATAAAGACTATAAAAACAATTTTGATTTTGTAATATGGACTAGCTCCAAAAGAAATAAGTATACACCAGGTGGAATTAAAGTATTGACTGAATTTATATCAAATTATTCTGATTTGATAAATGAAATTTATGAATTCATTGTAAAAAATCAACTTTTAAGTATTGAAAATGAGGTTGAACAGGATAATATAGAACTTGTATTAAAATTTCTATCAGAAAACAAAGTATTGCTAATCGTTGATAATCTTGAGACACTTAACGATACCGATTTGATTAGTTTTTTAGAACACTTTCCTTTAAAATCGAAAGCTATATTAACGACAAGAGAAACTCTTGGAGATTTTTATATGTCGCGAATAAATTTGAATGGCTTTAATCGTGAAAAAGAATTTCCTGAGTTTTTATTATCACAATATTCTAATTTTAATGGAGAAGGTAACTTTTTAGAATTATATGAAAAAAATCTCGATGACTTGTATGCCTACACCAAAGGTATGCCATTAGCAGGTCAATTGATTACTCATCAATTATCACAAGGCACTCCAATAGAAATTGTATTAGAAAACTTAAAAAGTGGCAAAGCTTATGAAGATATTTTGACGTTTTGTTTTAAAGGCTCTATAGAAAAATTATCAATTATTGAAAAAACAGTTTTATTCATTTTTTCATTATCTGAAAAAGAATCACTATTAACAATAGATGATTTGATTTATATAAGTGGTTTTACAAATGATGAAATTGGGCTTCAAGCCATACCAAGACTTACCACTATTTCATTGTGTTATAAGAAAAAATCCGATACAGGTATAATTGGGTACTCAATTCCTTATCTAGCAAAGATTTATTCAAAGCAATATCTTGCATTAGACAATGAGGAAGAAATCATTGCTAAGTATGAGAATTTTATTCAAGAAAAACTAAAATTCAGCTCATCAGACAATTCCGTTATCAATCTTTTTTATAGATCTCAAGCAAAAAATCATAATGAAAAAGTCCTTGCTGATACGGCACTTAAAATATTGTCGATAGCATCTTATGATTATGAACTGGCTATCAAATTAATTGATGAATTAATACTTCAGAACAACAAATTTCCTTTTCTTTATTTGATTAAAGGTAAAATTGAAGAAAATAGTTTTTATCGAGATTCATTAGAAAGAGCTAAAAAAGAATTTCTTTTTGCAATTCAACTCAATGAAAATTATTTAGAAGCATTAATTGAATTAGGATATATTGAATATAAAAGTAGAGTTGGTAATAAGGAAAAAGCCAAAGAATTTATACAATCAAGTATTAGTTACTTCGAAAAAGCTTACAAAATTGAACCTAATGACCAAAGGGTTTGTCTAGGACTAGCACAAGGATATTCAAAAAAGGCTTCAGGAATTAGCTACTATCATAATAAAGAAATGAAAAAGGAAATTGCTGTAAAGGCTAATTTCTTTTTTGAAAAAGCATTTTATAACGGAGACAGTTTAACTTACACAGAAAAGCATTCAAATGCAATATCCGCCTGTGGTTGTGCTTTAAACTTTAAAAACAATATTAGAAACGACAATGATGCTCTCAAATGGTGTAAAAAAGGATTAGAATATGAACCCGACAATAATATGCTTCTAGAATTAAAAAGAGAGCTTGAATTCAAGATAGACCCTTCTAATTATGCAATTCAACAACTCAAAGAAAAAGGATGGGTAAAAAAATAA
- a CDS encoding carboxylesterase family protein, whose translation MNKIFTLFTLLFVFVSYIFADCGNRYIDTTFPVKKYTDIQYGFNFDSKNNPTNLLLDVYTPDPTIDNENKKPLIIFVHGGSFIGGDRNDQGINQTAAYFASLGYATANIEYRVQQTTIFNPILDFADYNNFYQAIIRGMHDVKAAIRFFKKDVVENGNSYGIDTNNIILYGSSAGAIISLHTIFLDDTSEMDFRFKPNFDVLGGLEGNSGNAGYSSNNVKTVISCSGALHDPNYLNNNADINYIGFHNTIDFTVPYELGCFVTAACFLGYFYGDKPIYNNTVRLNMNSEFYPVEGYGHPVDQYADTATFRMIREKSKQFLYNIFCEEAINDTTTVTAINKNTIKPLSVYPNPIVDKVNIQLPNELLQKEVTLSYTDITGRVLNTTTRTINSNIIALNVDFLAKGMYLLQVSTQDDNTIYTTKLLKQ comes from the coding sequence ATGAATAAAATCTTTACATTATTTACTTTGTTATTTGTTTTTGTGTCTTATATTTTTGCTGATTGTGGCAATCGATATATAGATACTACTTTTCCAGTTAAAAAGTACACTGATATTCAGTACGGTTTCAATTTCGATAGTAAAAATAACCCAACCAATTTATTGTTAGATGTATATACGCCAGATCCAACAATAGATAACGAAAATAAAAAACCACTCATTATTTTTGTTCATGGTGGTTCTTTTATTGGTGGCGATAGAAATGACCAAGGCATCAATCAAACAGCAGCTTATTTTGCAAGTTTAGGTTATGCTACGGCAAACATAGAATATAGAGTTCAACAAACTACCATTTTTAATCCAATTTTAGATTTTGCCGATTATAACAATTTCTATCAAGCAATAATTCGTGGTATGCACGATGTAAAAGCAGCTATTCGTTTTTTCAAAAAAGATGTAGTAGAAAATGGAAATTCGTATGGAATTGATACGAATAATATTATTTTATATGGATCTTCTGCTGGAGCTATTATTTCTTTACATACTATTTTTTTAGATGATACTTCAGAAATGGATTTTCGTTTTAAACCAAATTTTGATGTATTAGGTGGATTAGAAGGCAATAGTGGTAATGCTGGTTATTCATCTAATAATGTAAAAACAGTTATAAGTTGTAGTGGAGCATTACACGATCCTAATTATTTGAATAATAATGCTGATATTAATTATATCGGATTTCATAATACAATAGATTTTACTGTACCATACGAATTAGGTTGTTTTGTTACCGCAGCTTGTTTCCTTGGATATTTTTATGGCGATAAACCAATTTATAATAATACAGTAAGATTAAATATGAATTCCGAGTTCTATCCAGTAGAAGGTTACGGACATCCAGTGGATCAATATGCAGACACAGCTACTTTTAGAATGATAAGAGAAAAATCTAAACAGTTTTTGTATAATATATTTTGTGAAGAAGCTATAAATGATACAACAACAGTTACTGCAATTAATAAGAATACAATAAAACCACTATCGGTTTATCCAAACCCAATAGTAGATAAGGTAAATATTCAGCTACCTAATGAGTTGTTGCAAAAAGAAGTAACACTATCATATACAGATATAACAGGACGAGTATTAAATACAACAACTCGAACAATTAATAGTAATATTATAGCACTGAATGTAGATTTTCTAGCAAAAGGAATGTACTTATTACAAGTATCTACTCAAGATGACAATACTATCTATACAACAAAATTGCTTAAGCAGTAA
- the thrC gene encoding threonine synthase, with protein sequence MKLYSTKHQSQDVDLSTAVLKGLPPDNGLYMPYNIPKLSDDFWKNLDSYTYNEMAFRIAKNLIGDVVTDVDLLKIIEQAYNFDAPLVHLKNQEILELFHGPTLAFKDFGARFMGRLMGHFLRNENNKVNILVATSGDTGSAVAHGFLNVEGIDVTILYPKGKVSDIQEKQFTTLGANITAIEIDGVFDDCQALVKQAFLDEDLNNAMTLSSANSINIARLIPQSFYYIYAYKQLENKNLDLYFSVPSGNFGNLTAGLFAKKMGLPIKKMIASTNDNDIFTQYYNSGNFEPKPSVQTISNAMDVGNPSNFVRMMDIYNNNLSELKQDIVAYSFNDEQTKACIKKIYKTEDYLMCPHTAVAYLGMQQFQQENDIQNANSIALSTAHPVKFGEVITPIIEEVVAVPERLQHIIDGKKQSISLNKDFAGFKSWLLNK encoded by the coding sequence ATGAAACTATACTCAACAAAACACCAATCGCAAGATGTAGATTTAAGTACAGCAGTACTTAAAGGTTTACCACCAGATAATGGTTTGTATATGCCATACAATATTCCAAAACTAAGTGATGATTTTTGGAAAAACTTAGATAGTTATACCTATAATGAAATGGCATTTCGTATTGCTAAGAATTTAATTGGTGATGTTGTTACAGATGTAGATTTATTGAAAATTATAGAACAAGCGTATAATTTTGATGCTCCTTTAGTGCATTTAAAAAATCAAGAGATACTAGAATTGTTTCATGGACCAACTTTAGCTTTTAAAGATTTTGGTGCAAGATTTATGGGACGACTAATGGGGCATTTCCTACGAAACGAAAATAATAAAGTCAATATTTTAGTAGCTACAAGTGGCGATACTGGAAGTGCAGTTGCTCATGGTTTTCTAAATGTTGAAGGAATTGATGTAACTATTTTGTATCCAAAAGGAAAGGTGAGTGATATACAAGAAAAACAATTTACTACACTTGGTGCCAATATTACCGCTATTGAAATTGATGGTGTTTTCGATGATTGTCAAGCTTTGGTAAAGCAAGCATTTTTAGATGAAGATTTAAATAATGCGATGACTTTATCTTCAGCTAACTCAATAAATATAGCACGATTAATTCCTCAATCATTTTATTATATTTATGCTTACAAACAATTGGAAAATAAAAATCTAGATTTATATTTTTCCGTTCCAAGTGGAAATTTTGGCAATCTTACTGCTGGTTTATTTGCAAAAAAAATGGGTTTGCCTATTAAAAAAATGATAGCTAGTACTAATGATAATGACATTTTTACGCAGTACTATAATAGTGGAAATTTTGAACCAAAACCAAGTGTGCAAACCATTTCTAATGCAATGGATGTTGGTAATCCTAGCAATTTTGTTAGAATGATGGATATCTATAACAATAATCTAAGTGAACTAAAACAAGATATTGTTGCGTATAGTTTTAATGATGAACAAACTAAAGCATGTATTAAAAAAATATATAAAACAGAAGATTATTTAATGTGTCCGCATACAGCAGTTGCATATTTAGGCATGCAACAATTTCAACAAGAAAATGATATTCAAAATGCTAACAGTATTGCATTGTCAACAGCACATCCTGTGAAATTTGGCGAAGTCATTACACCAATTATAGAAGAAGTCGTAGCAGTTCCAGAAAGATTACAACATATCATCGATGGAAAAAAACAAAGCATTTCACTAAACAAAGACTTTGCTGGTTTTAAATCTTGGTTGTTAAATAAATAG